A part of Acropora palmata chromosome 8, jaAcrPala1.3, whole genome shotgun sequence genomic DNA contains:
- the LOC141890542 gene encoding uncharacterized protein LOC141890542: MRNSMGLDSSKPSETTEQSRSSLSLCRKPYRSFHPDGRSIPPPFTTLKILKHSGPLGLNQVMKVTACAFLMNDDSCLLTLITFAGPSLRNFRAGFVQCWDLEGDGVHDDSIFTYSPHPTCCFSPNGELVSYILNTGNGHIILAELTPECSLEPFKIDCNTSGHGEKSLLSRVLCCVFSPDGFKAVTVSDVSLESHRDTETNEICLWKVKSKKSMKSIWRVSCEVVMPHFAGYVVSCVFSPDSTLIAFSSSLSQLYVLDGKNLELVLAIRTDIVIGNSCCCAFDPCFPHQKLTACFEDGYFKIWFMHDSQVSCIKEIQLVHNPVMLTTFSFSPDGLMIAFGTSHGKVILVETVQYDILNEFKSETDIGICSVALAKSCQELAIGKSDGHVQILQLPLKLDLQHMCRLSINKLVPPNQIDCLPLPRNLKAYLLFVHVQENNGVDERK, from the coding sequence ATGAGAAATAGTATGGGTTTGGATTCCTCCAAACCAAGTGAAACAACGGAACAGTCTAGATCATCTCTATCTTTGTGCAGGAAGCCTTATCGATCATTTCACCCAGACGGCAGGTCGATTCCTCCACCGTTCACAACCCTCAAAATTCTGAAGCATTCAGGTCCTTTGGGACTCAACCAAGTCATGAAAGTTACAGCCTGTGCTTTTCTGATGAATGACGATTCTTGTTTGCTGACTCTCATTACTTTCGCTGGTCCTTCGTTACGGAATTTTCGAGCTGGTTTTGTGCAATGCTGGGATTTGGAAGGTGATGGTGTACATGATGATAGTATTTTCACCTATTCACCGCATCCTACATGTTGTTTCTCTCCAAATGGCGAGCTTGTATCATATATCTTGAATACAGGGAACGGTCATATTATTTTAGCTGAGCTGACACCAGAATGCAGTCTTGAGCCTTTCAAGATAGACTGCAACACTTCTGGACATGGCGAGAAGAGTCTTCTTTCCAGGGTACTGTGTTGTGTTTTTTCTCCCGATGGTTTCAAGGCTGTAACAGTTAGTGATGTTTCTTTAGAATCGCACAGAGACacagaaacaaatgaaatttgtttgtGGAAAGTGAAATCCAAGAAAAGTATGAAGAGCATTTGGCGAGTAAGTTGTGAAGTTGTGATGCCTCATTTTGCTGGCTATGTAGTGAGTTGCGTATTCTCTCCTGATAGCACACTCATTGCTTTTTCCAGTTCACTGAGCCAACTCTATGTTTTGGATGGTAAAAACTTGGAGTTGGTTTTGGCGATTAGAACAGATATTGTCATTGGTAACTCTTGCTGTTGCGCATTTGACCCATGCTTTCCGCATCAGAAGTTAAcagcttgttttgaagatggCTATTTTAAGATTTGGTTTATGCATGATTCTCAAGTCAGTTGCATTAAAGAAATACAGCTTGTGCATAATCCTGTGATGTTGACTACATTCTCATTTAGTCCAGATGGTTTGATGATTGCTTTTGGAACCTCTCATGGGAAAGTCATTTTAGTTGAGACTGTGCAATATGACATTTTAAATGAGTTTAAAAGTGAAACTGACATTGGCATTTGCTCTGTCGCCCTTGCAAAAAGCTGTCAGGAGCTTGCCATCGGGAAGAGTGATGGCCATGTACAAATTTTGCAGCTACCTTTAAAGTTGGATCTTCAGCACATGTGTCGACTGTCCATTAACAAGTTAGTCCCTCCCAATCAGATTGACTGCCTTCCATTACCACGGAATTTAAAGGCTTATCTACTCTTTGTGCACGTTCAGGAAAATAATGGTGTTGATGAAAGAAAgtga